The genome window CTGATTCCAGGGTACGGTCAAGAATTTCCATGGTTTTTACAGTAGCTTACTTTTATGTAAAATGCAATTTAAAATTTAAATATGCATAAATTGATTCCGGAAGACACCTTATTTAATTCATAGCTGTTCACGGTTATCAGTCGATTTCCAGTTTAAAAGTCAAATTTTGCTATGTTTTTCAACCGTTAACTGTGAACGGACAACCGCGAACGGTCACTGAATATATACTTGACTTAGTTTCGAACTTAGTTCATAATATATTTAACTTGATGATCATCGCAAGGTAAAAAGGAGATTGACGGATATGCTGACAGTGAATACACACGAAGCCAAAACCCAATTATCCCGTTTATTAGTCAGGGTTAGCCATGGCGAAGAAATAGTTATTGCAAAATCGGGTAAACCGGTTGCCAGACTGGTTCCGGCTAAACAAAATTTTGCCAAACGCAAGCCGGGAATCGATAAAGGTAAAGCATGGGTGGCCGATGATTTTGATGCGGCCTTACCGGAAACACTGCAGTCATTTTTTGAATAGATTATGCATAATTCTACGGATTACCTGATTGATACGCACTGTTGGCTGTGGTGGCATATTGAGCCCGATCGACTTGCCGGTCAGACCCTTGAGCTGATTAAAAATGCGGAAACCGTGATTTTCTTTTCCGTTGTCAGTGCCTGGGAGATTATCATCAAGTACAATTTAAAAAAACTCAGACTGCCTCTATCTCCTTCCCTTTATATAACCAAACGTCTCGAAATAAGTTACATGGAAGTTATGCCGGTACATTTTGCCCATGTCCTGCAGGTTGAAAAACTGCCGGATTACCATAAAGATCCATTCGACAGGCTGTTGATTGCCCAGGCTGTTACAGAGAATTTAACGGTAATTACCTGTGATCATCAATACCGGCAATACGATGTTAAAATAATAGACGGCTGAAAGCGATAGCAGCGTTGATGTAAGTTCTGTATACGTTTTCATGTATGGAGCATGGTAACGGGAACCAGGCAGAAAGCAACATATAAAAGGTGAGATGTTATATGCTGCCGGCCGGTTTCAAAAGGAAATCAATGAGATTAAGGCGCTTGATTCCTTATCATCCCATTTTAGTTTTCCACGTAAATTTTTCAGACGTTCCTGCTTTTTTATTTGAACTAATAATTTCAGGCTGGTTTCAACAACATCTTTTTTTGTTTTTAAGAGACTGAGTGTCATTGCCTCCTTCATAAGATCGTCGTCTATAACAATATTGGTTCGCATACTTCCTCCTCGTACCTGTGTGTATGCTTATTGTATAATATACACATTTAATAAGTGTCAATGTAAAATCGGATCCTTCATATCACTTCAAAAGTACTTTACACTTTTTTAAAAAATAAACCTATCTGTGTTTATCTCTGTGCATCTGTGTCCCATGGTTGTTGTTTCAAAAGTTTCAACGGACAAATGAAGGATACCCATAAATTTTCATTTAGTTATGCTTAGGGCTCGCTCAAAAATAACTTTACATTTTAAGCGCCGATGCATCCCGCCTGGCTACGTTCCGAAAGCGCAGAAATATCTTGATATTCCTGCGCTTTCGCGCCTTGCCAGCCAGGCGCCTCAACACTTAAAATTGCTAATTTATTTTTAAGCGAACCCTTATTCCATGTTTTTTCAAAAGATCGTGCAAGGTCGGGCGGCTTATTTCGAGGAGTTTGGCGGCCCGGGTGATGTTGTTGCCGCTAAGGGCCAGTGCCCGGCGGACAGCATTTTTCTCCGCAGTCTCGCGGGCATCTTTCAAGGTGGGCAGTTTCTGTTCTTCCTGTTCTACGGATTTCTCTTCGAGTCCCAGGGCAACGGGAGTGATAACCCGATCCATGGTGGTGCCAAGGGCACGGCGGATGCGGTTCTGTAGTTCACGGACATTGCCCGGCCAGTCATGGGCGGTCAAGGCGGCAATAGCTTCCGGTGAAAAAAATGTCCGCCCCCGCTGCAGTTTTCGAGTCTCCTCCAGCAGGAAGTTATGCGCCAGCAGCAGGATATCTTCCTGTCGTTCATGCAGATCGGGGAGTTTCAAGTTCATGACATTCAGGCGATAAAAGAGGTCTTCCCGAAAAGTTCCTTGTTTGAAGGCCTCTTCCAGTTTGATATTTGTGGCAGATATAATCCGCGTATCCAGGGTAATTGTTTTTGTTCCTCCCAGCCGTTCAATGGTGGATTCCTGCAGAAAACGCAGAAGCTTCACCTGCAGGAGCAGGGGCAGCTCCCCAATCTCATCCAGAAAGATTGTACCCTGGTCGGCCTGTTCAAACTTTCCGATTTTACGGCCGACCGCCCCGGTAAAGGCCCCTTTCTCGTGACCGAAGAGCTCACTTTCCAGCAGATTTTCCGGAATCGCACCGCAGTTAATTATGACCAGGGGTTTTTCGGCTCTCTGACTCAGGCTATGCACCGCATGAGCCGCCATCTCCTTGCCTGTCCCCGTGCTGCCGGTTATCAGAACCGGATAATCTGTTTTGCTGATGTATCTGATAATTTCAAAAATTTTTCCCATGGCCGGAGAAATACCTATCATGCCGAACAGAGATCCGCCCTGGATGCTTTGCTGCTGGAGCAGGCGATTGGTCTCTTCCAGTTGATAGATTTTAAACGTACGGGAAAGAATGATCTTTAATATCTTTAAATCAATCGGTTTTGCGCAAAAATCGGCAGCTCCCAGCGCAATGGCCTTCACCGCGTTTTCTTCCTCAGCATTGCCGGTTATGACAATCACCCGGGTATGGGGGGAAAGGGAAGATATTTCTCCGAGTAGTTCAAAACCCTGCCGGGGGGTGTCCGGATAGGGCGGCAGGCCGAGGTCCAGGGTGGCTACCGGAAAAACGCCGGAAGCAAGCAGCGGCCTTGCCTTAGCAGCGCCGGATGCAATAGTGATTTCATATTCCTTTCCCAGACCCCACCTGAGCTGTTTGGCTACCGATTTTTCATCTTCAATCACAAGGAGCTTTTTTTTCATAATTTTCAAGGAGAGGCAATAAGACCCTTCCAGGATCCGCCATGTACCCGCGCCACATGTTTTATTAACCTGTCCAGCCTATTTTGATCGGCCCTGCCCAGTATTAAACCTTTATCGATAGTTGCAAGGCCGGCCATCTCCTTTAAAATTTCTTTTACAGAATCACTGAGTCCCTGGAGATTGTATCCGCCTTCAAGAGTGATAACAAATTTACCATCGCAGCATTCGTTACTGATATCCATAACCGACCTGGTCAGTCCCGCAAAACCACCAGGGGTTACGCGCATACCTCCAAGAGGATCATCCATATAAATATCAATACCGGCCGAGACAAGAATCAATTCCGGCTCGAATTCAAGGGCTACTGGTTTTAATATTTTTTCAAAAATCTCCAGATACTCCCCGTCACCATAACCTGCCGGCAAAGGCACATTGACAGTAAAACCTTCCCCCTTCCCCTTCCCTGCCTGTTCAAAAGCACCGCTACCAGGATAAAATGGATACTGGTGGGTTGAAAAATAAAGGATGGAATCGTCCTCTTCGAATGAATGCTGGGTTCCATTGCCGTGATGAAGATCCCAGTCCACAATCAGAATACGCTTCAGGTTGTGAGATTCCTTGGCATACCTGGCGCCTATGGCCACATTATTAAAGAGGCAAAAGCCCATTGCCCGGTCTCTTTCGGCATGGTGTCCCGGAGGTCTCACAAGAGCAAAGGCATTATCAAGTTCCCCCGATATCACCATCGAAATAGCCTGACAAAGCCCGCCGGCAGCCAGCAGGGCAGCTTCATATGAACCCGGAGATGTGGAAGTGTCAGGGTCAAGCGAACAATGCGGCTTTCCATCTGTAGCCGCAACCAGATCAACATATCGCCCAGAATGGATCATAAGGAGTTCATCCCTTTCAGCTCTTCGTACCGGCACTTCAACAAACTTACCGGCCATATCGACTTCTTCAAGCATTTCATAGATTACCTTAAGCCGTTTATGGGTTTCAGGATGGAAATCTCCGGTTCTATGTTCCAAATATCGCTTATCTTTAACAATGCCTGTTTTCATAATCTTTTACTCCTATAGACTTTAAGATAAAAATTTTGGGTGCGTTATCGGTGGTCGGAGTATTATAATACGCCTTCCTCCCTCTGGCCTTCCCAAAATCTTTATCTTAAAGTCTATTATATAAGTTGATACTAATTAATAAGAGAGTCAAATGTTATACCCCGATTATCCCCACAACAGCGCCGGTCATACAGGTTGAGAGTGTGCCGGCTACTATGGACCGTAAACCGAGGGAAACAATTTCATTCCGTTTTTCAGGAACCATGGTTCCCATGCCTCCGATCATGATGCCCAAACTTCCGGGATTTGCAAAACCGCACATGGCATATGTCATTATAAGCAGACTCCTATGATTCAAAACCCCTTCGGGGAGTCGGCTCATCTCAACATAGGCAATGAATTCATTTAAAATAGTCTTGTTTCCCATAAGCGCTCCGGCAGTAAAAGCCTCATCCCAGGGGATACCCATCAACCATACCACCGGTGCCATGATATAACCGAGCAACCGCTGCAAAGTAACCGGCTCACCCCCGATAGATGGTAAAAGGCCTGCAATAATATTAACAAGATGAACCAGGGCAACCAATACTATGAGCATGGCTATAATATTAATAAGGAGCTGTATTCCCTGGATAGTTCCTTTAGTAAGAGCATCCATGGAACTTAAAGCTTTTTCCGATATAACCATTTCACCGGAAGTCGATTCCCCGGTTTCAGGTATCATTATTTTTGATATAGTGATTGCCGCAGGGACGCTGATAATGGAGGCGATCAGGATATGCCCCATAATGTCAGGTATAATACTGCTGAGGATACTCGCATAAAGCACCATAACAGTGCCGGCTATGGTTGCCATACCGCTGGTCATAAGGGTAAAAATTTCGCTTCTGCTCATATCCTTGAGATATGGGCGTATAAAAAGAGGAGATTCTATCATGCCCACAAATATATTGGCAGATACACCCAAACCTTCGGCGCCGCCAAGCCCCATGGTTTTTTGTA of Desulfosarcina sp. BuS5 contains these proteins:
- a CDS encoding type II toxin-antitoxin system Phd/YefM family antitoxin, with the protein product MLTVNTHEAKTQLSRLLVRVSHGEEIVIAKSGKPVARLVPAKQNFAKRKPGIDKGKAWVADDFDAALPETLQSFFE
- a CDS encoding type II toxin-antitoxin system VapC family toxin — its product is MHNSTDYLIDTHCWLWWHIEPDRLAGQTLELIKNAETVIFFSVVSAWEIIIKYNLKKLRLPLSPSLYITKRLEISYMEVMPVHFAHVLQVEKLPDYHKDPFDRLLIAQAVTENLTVITCDHQYRQYDVKIIDG
- a CDS encoding type II toxin-antitoxin system VapB family antitoxin; amino-acid sequence: MRTNIVIDDDLMKEAMTLSLLKTKKDVVETSLKLLVQIKKQERLKNLRGKLKWDDKESSALISLISF
- the prsR gene encoding PEP-CTERM-box response regulator transcription factor, which encodes MKKKLLVIEDEKSVAKQLRWGLGKEYEITIASGAAKARPLLASGVFPVATLDLGLPPYPDTPRQGFELLGEISSLSPHTRVIVITGNAEEENAVKAIALGAADFCAKPIDLKILKIILSRTFKIYQLEETNRLLQQQSIQGGSLFGMIGISPAMGKIFEIIRYISKTDYPVLITGSTGTGKEMAAHAVHSLSQRAEKPLVIINCGAIPENLLESELFGHEKGAFTGAVGRKIGKFEQADQGTIFLDEIGELPLLLQVKLLRFLQESTIERLGGTKTITLDTRIISATNIKLEEAFKQGTFREDLFYRLNVMNLKLPDLHERQEDILLLAHNFLLEETRKLQRGRTFFSPEAIAALTAHDWPGNVRELQNRIRRALGTTMDRVITPVALGLEEKSVEQEEQKLPTLKDARETAEKNAVRRALALSGNNITRAAKLLEISRPTLHDLLKKHGIRVRLKIN
- a CDS encoding histone deacetylase family protein, with the protein product MKTGIVKDKRYLEHRTGDFHPETHKRLKVIYEMLEEVDMAGKFVEVPVRRAERDELLMIHSGRYVDLVAATDGKPHCSLDPDTSTSPGSYEAALLAAGGLCQAISMVISGELDNAFALVRPPGHHAERDRAMGFCLFNNVAIGARYAKESHNLKRILIVDWDLHHGNGTQHSFEEDDSILYFSTHQYPFYPGSGAFEQAGKGKGEGFTVNVPLPAGYGDGEYLEIFEKILKPVALEFEPELILVSAGIDIYMDDPLGGMRVTPGGFAGLTRSVMDISNECCDGKFVITLEGGYNLQGLSDSVKEILKEMAGLATIDKGLILGRADQNRLDRLIKHVARVHGGSWKGLIASP
- a CDS encoding NupC/NupG family nucleoside CNT transporter; translation: MIIQSMLGLGAFLFFAWILSENRSRISLKTVIAGVIMQMALGAALLKLPFFKDIFLVLNRLVAALEESTIAGTSFVFGYLGGGELPFVEKIQGASFILAFKALPLVLVMSALSALLFYWKVLPLVVKGFNTFLQKTMGLGGAEGLGVSANIFVGMIESPLFIRPYLKDMSRSEIFTLMTSGMATIAGTVMVLYASILSSIIPDIMGHILIASIISVPAAITISKIMIPETGESTSGEMVISEKALSSMDALTKGTIQGIQLLINIIAMLIVLVALVHLVNIIAGLLPSIGGEPVTLQRLLGYIMAPVVWLMGIPWDEAFTAGALMGNKTILNEFIAYVEMSRLPEGVLNHRSLLIMTYAMCGFANPGSLGIMIGGMGTMVPEKRNEIVSLGLRSIVAGTLSTCMTGAVVGIIGV